A window from Dioscorea cayenensis subsp. rotundata cultivar TDr96_F1 chromosome 10, TDr96_F1_v2_PseudoChromosome.rev07_lg8_w22 25.fasta, whole genome shotgun sequence encodes these proteins:
- the LOC120270794 gene encoding GRAS family protein RAD1-like, translated as MPSYLHDDSLYLNYIDEDDSPNLNISSNNPLPFLPTLHLYSPPPLLPMPFKIGHKRSRNQESNSVNTSKKLRFRDHIRNFKKKFKEEDLLEETEVEEEDEDAAAGMQLVKLLISCAEAVACRDREQATNLLSLLRANAMVLGSSFQRVASCFVQGLTDRLTLVQPLGAITCITPSPALSEKEDALSLVYELCPYIQFGHFIANTSILEAFEGETLVHILDLGMTMSLPHGHQWRNLLNSLASKATPPPLRIRITGIGPSSDRLEKIGEELVIYAKTLGINLEFFSVNVNLENLSIEQLKINDNEVLVVNSILQLHCVVKESRGALNSVLQMIHELSPRVFVLVEQDSSHNGPFFLGRFMEALHYYSAIFDSIDVVLPKYDTKRAKMEQFYFAEEIKNIVSCEGPARVERHERVDQWRRRMSRAGFQVAPLKMVTEVKQWLTKKTACAGYTIAEEKGSLVLGWKLKSIVAASCWKC; from the coding sequence ATGCCATCATACTTGCATGATGATTCATTATACTTGAATTacattgatgaagatgattctcCAAACCTCAACATCTCATCAAACAACCCCTTACCATTTCTCCCCACTCTTCACTTgtattctcctcctcctcttcttccaatGCCATTCAAGATAGGAcataagagatcaagaaatcaAGAAAGCAATAGTGTAAACACATCGAAGAAACTCCGCTTCCGCGATCATATCAGAAACTTCAAGAAGAAGTTCAAAGAAGAAGATTTGTTGGAGGAAACagaggtggaggaggaggatgaggatgcTGCGGCAGGCATGCAACTTGTTAAACTTCTTATATCTTGTGCGGAAGCCGTTGCTTGCCGTGACCGTGAGCAAGCTACTAATCTACTCTCTTTACTACGAGCGAATGCGATGGTGCTCGGATCATCTTTTCAACGTGTTGCGTCGTGTTTTGTTCAAGGTCTCACTGACCGCCTCACTCTCGTTCAACCACTCGGTGCCATCACCTGCATCACCCCTTCTCCGGCCTTATCGGAGAAAGAAGATGCCTTGAGTTTGGTCTATGAACTTTGCCCATATATTCAATTTGGTCATTTCATCGCTAACACTTCAATTTTGGAAGCCTTTGAGGGAGAGACTCTAGTCCATATTTTGGACCTAGGCATGACTATGAGCTTGCCTCATGGTCATCAATGGCGCAATCTCCTAAATAGTCTTGCTAGCAAAgcaacaccaccaccactccGCATTCGAATCACCGGTATCGGTCCTTCCTCTGATCGTCTTGAAAAAATCGGTGAAGAGTTGGTAATTTACGCGAAAACTCTTGGTATCAATCTCGAGTTTTTCTCCGTGAATGTTAATCTTGAAAACTTGAGCATCGAACAGTTAAAGATCAATGACAATGAGGTGCTAGTTGTGAATAGCATACTGCAACTACATTGCGTGGTGAAGGAAAGCCGCGGAGCTCTCAACTCGGTGTTACAAATGATTCATGAGCTTTCGCCTCGAGTTTTTGTGCTTGTTGAGCAAGATTCAAGTCACAATGGTCCTTTTTTCCTTGGTAGATTTATGGAGGCTTTGCATTATTATTCGGCAATTTTTGATTCAATCGATGTGGTTCTACCAAAGTATGATACTAAGAGAGCGAAAATGGAGCAATTTTATTTTGCTGAAGAGATCAAGAATATTGTGAGTTGTGAGGGACCGGCAAGGGTGGAGAGGCATGAGAGAGTGGATCAATGGCGCAGAAGGATGAGCAGAGCCGGATTTCAGGTTGCACCATTAAAAATGGTGACAGAAGTGAAGCAGTGGCTTACTAAAAAAACCGCCTGTGCTGGGTATACAATTGCAGAAGAGAAAGGGAGTCTTGTGCTTGGATGGAAGTTGAAGTCAATTGTAGCTGCTTCTTGTTGGAAGTGTTAA